A single genomic interval of Brevibacillus brevis harbors:
- a CDS encoding sigma-70 family RNA polymerase sigma factor has product MRKLELAEKSLTKTKEALFDELIRHYLKKVLRLVYLMVKDRSLAEDITQEVFLLAYKNLGKFRQESSMQTWVYRIAVNEAKKHLRSWSFRHLFFKSEVDIEVVEGAESAVLQNDLRTRFARLVMELPNSYRQMIVLHYYEELSVEEIAVILEMTTGAVYTKMHRARQKLKALMETEGIE; this is encoded by the coding sequence GTGAGGAAGCTGGAGCTTGCAGAGAAAAGTTTAACGAAAACAAAAGAAGCATTATTTGATGAATTGATTCGGCACTATTTGAAAAAGGTGCTGCGACTGGTGTATTTGATGGTCAAGGATCGCAGTCTTGCTGAGGATATTACGCAGGAAGTGTTCCTGTTGGCTTACAAAAACTTGGGGAAATTCCGCCAAGAAAGCTCGATGCAAACATGGGTGTACCGCATTGCCGTCAACGAAGCGAAAAAACATCTACGTTCGTGGTCGTTCCGTCACTTGTTTTTCAAATCGGAGGTGGACATAGAGGTAGTCGAGGGGGCAGAGTCGGCCGTTTTGCAAAATGACCTTCGTACCCGTTTTGCCCGTCTGGTCATGGAGCTGCCGAACAGCTATCGCCAGATGATTGTTCTCCACTACTACGAGGAATTGTCCGTAGAGGAAATTGCGGTCATTTTGGAAATGACTACAGGAGCGGTCTACACAAAAATGCACCGTGCACGTCAAAAGCTCAAAGCGCTGATGGAAACGGAGGGGATCGAATGA
- a CDS encoding heterodisulfide reductase-related iron-sulfur binding cluster, which translates to MLALINLIAFFLVLAYGLYLAGHVVYSRYLFIKLGKKPDVKNDFGARINLMLDNVIFHKKLLKDKKSGVMHVVMFYGFITLQFGAIELIIKGLSKGYELPFGSAHKYFSVMQEITTFLILAAVGYAFYRRYIEKLKRLKRGFKSGLVLLLISSLMATVLLSLAFEQIWLGHDPSAFAPISSVFAIVFSAIGVGPTGAAVGFYVFWWLHLIILLGFAVYVPQSKHAHLLFAPVNVWFKKLDPPGKLTSINFEDETQEEFGVGKIEDFTQTQLIDLYACVECGRCTNMCPASGTGKMLSPMDLITKMRDHLTEKGASVTSRTPWMPSFAFSQTTANQIAFQASEVAATAEGATTVYEKSLIGDVITEQELWACTTCRNCEDQCPVMNEHVDKIIDMRRYLVMTEGSMPAEAQRALNNIERQGNPWGINRKDRTKWIEGLNGEYEVPTVKQVEEFEYLFWVGSMGSFDLRSQKISQAFVKLMHEAGVKFAILGNEEKNSGDTARRIGNEFLFQQLAQENIALFEAYEVKKIVTCDPHAFNTFKNEYPEFGLNAEVYHHSELLAEWVKDGKLKPTKEVKERITYHDSCYLGRYNEIYDKPRVILEAIPGVEVVEMKRSGCDSMCCGAGGGLMWMEEHEGSRVNVTRTEQALEVKPTEIASACPYCLTMMNDGIKTKEQEDHVKTRDVAEILADAI; encoded by the coding sequence ATGCTGGCACTTATTAATTTGATCGCCTTTTTCCTGGTTCTCGCTTACGGGCTATATTTAGCCGGGCATGTCGTGTACAGCAGATACTTGTTTATCAAGCTGGGGAAAAAGCCGGATGTGAAAAATGACTTTGGGGCACGCATCAATCTGATGCTGGACAACGTCATTTTCCACAAGAAGCTGCTGAAGGACAAGAAGAGCGGCGTGATGCACGTCGTGATGTTTTACGGCTTTATCACCCTGCAATTCGGAGCCATCGAGCTGATTATCAAAGGGCTTTCGAAAGGCTATGAGCTTCCTTTTGGTAGCGCTCACAAGTACTTCTCCGTCATGCAGGAGATCACCACGTTTCTCATCTTGGCTGCGGTCGGCTACGCTTTTTACCGCCGCTATATCGAAAAGCTCAAGCGTCTGAAGCGAGGCTTCAAATCGGGGCTGGTACTCTTGCTGATTTCCTCCCTGATGGCGACTGTGTTGCTCTCGCTTGCTTTTGAACAAATTTGGCTCGGACATGATCCATCGGCGTTCGCTCCGATCTCATCAGTTTTCGCGATTGTCTTCTCTGCGATTGGGGTAGGGCCAACGGGTGCAGCGGTAGGCTTTTATGTTTTCTGGTGGCTGCATCTGATCATCTTGCTCGGCTTTGCGGTGTATGTGCCGCAGTCCAAGCACGCGCATTTGTTGTTTGCACCTGTCAACGTGTGGTTCAAAAAGCTGGACCCGCCAGGCAAGCTGACCAGCATTAACTTCGAGGACGAGACGCAGGAAGAATTCGGTGTCGGCAAAATCGAGGATTTTACGCAAACGCAGCTCATCGACCTGTACGCTTGTGTGGAGTGCGGCCGCTGCACGAATATGTGCCCGGCCTCGGGAACGGGAAAAATGCTCTCCCCAATGGATCTGATTACGAAAATGCGCGACCATTTGACCGAAAAAGGTGCGTCGGTGACATCGCGTACGCCATGGATGCCGAGCTTCGCTTTTTCGCAGACGACTGCCAACCAGATTGCGTTCCAAGCATCTGAAGTAGCGGCGACGGCGGAAGGAGCAACCACGGTCTATGAGAAAAGCTTGATCGGCGATGTCATTACTGAGCAGGAGCTGTGGGCTTGTACGACCTGTCGCAACTGTGAAGACCAATGCCCGGTGATGAACGAGCATGTAGATAAAATCATCGATATGCGCCGATACCTGGTCATGACAGAAGGAAGCATGCCAGCAGAAGCGCAGCGTGCCTTGAACAATATCGAGCGTCAGGGTAACCCGTGGGGAATCAACCGCAAAGACCGGACAAAATGGATTGAAGGGCTGAATGGTGAGTACGAGGTGCCAACTGTGAAGCAGGTCGAGGAATTCGAGTACTTGTTCTGGGTAGGCTCGATGGGATCGTTTGACTTGCGCAGCCAAAAAATTTCGCAGGCATTTGTAAAGCTCATGCACGAAGCAGGCGTGAAGTTCGCCATTCTGGGCAACGAGGAAAAGAACTCTGGCGATACGGCTCGCCGCATTGGGAACGAGTTCTTGTTCCAGCAGCTCGCCCAAGAAAATATCGCCTTGTTTGAAGCGTATGAAGTCAAAAAAATCGTTACCTGCGACCCGCATGCTTTCAATACGTTTAAAAACGAGTACCCGGAGTTTGGGTTGAATGCAGAGGTGTACCACCACTCCGAACTGTTGGCAGAGTGGGTGAAGGATGGCAAATTGAAGCCAACCAAGGAAGTCAAAGAGCGCATCACCTACCACGATTCCTGCTACTTGGGCCGCTACAACGAAATTTACGACAAGCCACGCGTGATCCTCGAAGCCATTCCTGGCGTAGAGGTAGTCGAAATGAAGCGAAGCGGCTGCGACAGTATGTGCTGCGGAGCGGGCGGCGGCTTGATGTGGATGGAGGAGCATGAGGGCTCTCGTGTCAACGTCACACGCACGGAGCAAGCTCTGGAGGTCAAGCCGACGGAAATTGCCAGTGCATGCCCATACTGCCTGACGATGATGAACGACGGAATCAAGACCAAAGAGCAGGAAGATCACGTCAAAACACGCGACGTCGCGGAAATTCTCGCAGACGCCATCTAG
- a CDS encoding MFS transporter: protein MREVFAYAPFRKLFFSNLFSGFGQGMTMIGIAWFLVETTGSAQLLGSTMFTSAVLMFFIGPYIGTLIDRYSRKKMLLIENLIGFGVLGMLAIWGFFGEYTEWMLIVIYLTTTFMYQIHYPTQSALVQETFEPKHYNSINSLLEIEGQTASVLAGAFAGILLSSYGLHVVIIFNAITYLFAFTLLSTMTYTFTLEKEAKQNQGVAWTMQLMESWRYIRQKKGFLLFGISALMPFIAVMATNLLKPVYISQTLQEGVSVYSLGEVTYAMGAVAAGLLVAIVVRKMGQLAAMIGNTLLFAIAIVVMIALPYGWALIAAYTFYGWSNASVRLIRQSLYMTVVPKHQMGRVMSFFNSIGMMMRLVLIGLFTAMIDYTGAGVGYLVLAGLLLLAAIGIAATMRYLLADAKAEAAVATQER, encoded by the coding sequence ATGAGAGAAGTATTTGCCTACGCACCATTTCGAAAGCTGTTCTTTTCCAATCTGTTCTCCGGGTTTGGGCAAGGCATGACGATGATCGGGATTGCCTGGTTCCTCGTGGAAACGACAGGCTCTGCTCAACTTTTGGGCTCCACCATGTTTACTTCTGCGGTACTGATGTTTTTCATTGGGCCATATATCGGGACGCTCATCGATCGGTATTCCCGCAAAAAAATGCTTCTAATCGAAAATTTGATCGGATTTGGCGTACTTGGCATGCTCGCGATCTGGGGCTTTTTTGGAGAGTACACTGAGTGGATGCTGATTGTGATCTATTTGACGACGACTTTTATGTATCAGATTCATTACCCGACGCAGTCCGCACTGGTTCAGGAGACGTTTGAGCCCAAGCATTACAACAGCATCAATAGTCTGCTTGAGATCGAAGGGCAGACGGCATCCGTTCTTGCTGGCGCATTTGCGGGGATTTTACTTAGCTCCTACGGGCTGCATGTGGTCATCATCTTTAATGCGATTACCTACTTGTTCGCCTTTACCTTGCTGTCTACCATGACGTATACCTTCACGCTGGAAAAAGAGGCGAAGCAAAACCAGGGTGTCGCGTGGACGATGCAGTTGATGGAAAGCTGGCGGTACATTCGGCAAAAGAAAGGTTTCCTGCTGTTTGGCATATCTGCACTCATGCCCTTCATTGCTGTTATGGCGACGAACCTATTAAAGCCGGTTTACATAAGCCAAACGTTGCAGGAGGGTGTCTCGGTTTATTCGCTAGGAGAGGTCACGTATGCAATGGGGGCCGTGGCAGCAGGTTTACTCGTTGCGATCGTCGTGCGCAAGATGGGGCAGTTGGCAGCCATGATCGGCAATACGTTGTTGTTCGCGATTGCGATTGTCGTCATGATTGCTTTGCCGTATGGCTGGGCGCTGATTGCAGCGTACACGTTTTACGGGTGGAGTAACGCTTCTGTGCGCTTGATTCGGCAATCGCTCTATATGACAGTTGTGCCGAAGCATCAGATGGGGCGTGTTATGAGCTTTTTCAACTCAATCGGCATGATGATGCGTTTGGTCCTGATCGGTTTGTTTACGGCTATGATTGATTACACGGGGGCAGGAGTTGGGTACTTGGTGTTGGCGGGTCTGCTGTTGCTTGCGGCGATCGGGATTGCTGCTACCATGAGATACTTGCTGGCTGATGCCAAAGCAGAGGCGGCGGTTGCCACACAAGAGCGATGA
- a CDS encoding sigma-54 interaction domain-containing protein, whose amino-acid sequence MPLSDTVEMLQAILGAIDEGIHVVDANGITIFYNHVAAKLDGLTSEEVLGKPLLEVFPSLDRQSSTLLRVIDSGESIYNQTQTYKNWKGMRVETINTTLPVRVGKRLVGAVEVAKDIGKLKELSERLVDLQAKISKPKRTKRPVDETTFHFEDILTMSEKMKRLKERARKAARTTSPVLIYGETGTGKELFVQSIHHASVRSSKPFIAQNCAALPAALLESLLFGTTKGSFTGADDRPGLFELADGGTLFLDELNSMPLDLQAKLLRVLQDGQIRRIGGSQSTKVDVRVIAAVNEAPYSLVERGIMRTDLYYRINVVSFELPPLRERREDVDMLIDHFLQKFNRIFGMNVRGISSEVARLFAAYDWPGNVRELEHVIEAAMNMVESDIILLDHLPAHLLERSQSEKNEAPISSQLLSKEGCTLPEILREVEGKVIRDAMQQTDGNVLRAAKLLGIPRQTLQYKLSQRMIPPC is encoded by the coding sequence ATGCCGTTGTCAGATACGGTAGAAATGTTGCAGGCGATCTTGGGTGCTATCGATGAAGGAATTCACGTTGTGGACGCAAATGGCATTACGATTTTCTACAATCACGTCGCAGCCAAGCTCGATGGACTGACCTCAGAAGAGGTGTTGGGGAAGCCATTGTTGGAGGTTTTTCCTTCACTTGATCGGCAGTCGAGTACTCTGCTTCGTGTTATCGATAGTGGCGAATCAATTTACAACCAGACACAGACATATAAGAACTGGAAGGGAATGCGTGTGGAGACAATCAACACGACACTTCCAGTGAGAGTAGGCAAACGGTTAGTCGGGGCAGTCGAGGTGGCGAAGGATATCGGCAAGCTAAAAGAACTGTCGGAGCGCTTGGTCGATCTTCAGGCCAAGATTAGCAAGCCGAAGCGAACAAAACGCCCGGTGGATGAAACGACTTTCCATTTCGAAGATATTTTGACGATGAGTGAAAAAATGAAGCGCCTCAAAGAACGCGCTCGAAAAGCTGCGCGGACAACCTCTCCCGTGTTGATATACGGCGAAACCGGGACGGGAAAAGAACTGTTTGTCCAATCTATTCACCACGCGTCTGTCCGCAGCAGTAAGCCGTTCATCGCGCAAAACTGTGCCGCGCTGCCGGCTGCGCTGCTCGAAAGCTTGCTGTTTGGCACGACAAAAGGAAGCTTCACGGGAGCCGATGATCGGCCAGGGTTATTCGAGCTGGCGGATGGAGGTACTCTATTTCTGGATGAACTGAACAGTATGCCGCTCGATTTGCAAGCAAAGCTACTGCGAGTCCTCCAGGACGGGCAGATCAGACGGATCGGCGGGAGCCAATCGACCAAAGTGGACGTACGGGTAATCGCCGCAGTCAACGAAGCACCGTACTCACTCGTGGAGCGAGGAATCATGCGAACCGACCTGTACTACCGGATCAACGTCGTCTCTTTTGAACTGCCTCCATTGCGTGAGCGCAGAGAAGATGTGGATATGCTGATCGATCATTTCTTGCAAAAGTTCAACCGGATCTTCGGTATGAATGTGCGTGGAATCAGCAGTGAAGTGGCACGTTTGTTTGCTGCGTATGATTGGCCGGGCAACGTACGTGAACTGGAACATGTCATAGAAGCAGCCATGAATATGGTGGAGTCGGACATCATTTTGCTGGATCATCTCCCGGCACACTTGCTGGAACGCTCGCAGTCTGAGAAAAATGAAGCGCCCATTTCGTCTCAACTCCTGTCTAAGGAAGGCTGTACGCTGCCAGAAATTTTGCGTGAGGTAGAGGGAAAGGTGATCAGAGATGCGATGCAGCAAACGGACGGCAATGTACTTCGTGCCGCCAAACTCTTGGGCATCCCAAGACAGACGCTGCAATACAAGCTCTCGCAGCGGATGATCCCTCCCTGTTGA
- the ablA gene encoding lysine 2,3-aminomutase: MHMTVATKRDWRSIELWKDVTDEQWNDWMWQLTHTIKTVDDLKQVINLTPEEEEGVRISTQTIPLNITPYYAHLMDPDDPSDPVRMQSVPLSSEMVRTKYDMEDPLHEDTDSPVPGLTHRYPDRVLFLVTNQCSMYCRYCTRRRFSGQIGMGVPKKQLDACIDYIRSRPEVRDVLLSGGDGLLINDRVLEYIISSLRDIPHVEIIRIGTRAPVVFPQRITENLCNILKKYHPVWLNTHFNHPKEITPEAKLACEMLANAGVPLGNQAVILAGINDCANTMKKLVQDLVKIRVRPYYIYQCDLSEGIGHFRAPVSKGIEIIEHLRGHTSGYAVPTFVVDAPHGGGKIPVSPNYIISQASDKVVLRNFEGVITSYPEPKQYHEHDEENCEYCKAAKGKAVGIAALMQDEVDNLEPTDLPRNKRIKATKVKSLADVRSEQKAKKEQTTAETKEASGK; the protein is encoded by the coding sequence ATGCACATGACAGTAGCGACAAAACGCGATTGGCGTTCGATAGAACTTTGGAAGGATGTCACGGATGAGCAATGGAATGACTGGATGTGGCAGCTTACGCACACCATCAAGACGGTCGATGATTTGAAGCAGGTAATCAACCTGACACCGGAAGAGGAAGAGGGCGTACGTATTTCTACGCAAACGATTCCACTCAACATCACTCCGTACTATGCTCACCTGATGGACCCAGACGATCCAAGCGATCCGGTTCGCATGCAGTCTGTACCGTTGTCCTCTGAGATGGTTCGAACCAAATACGACATGGAAGACCCACTCCACGAGGATACGGATTCTCCTGTACCTGGTCTGACGCATCGTTATCCAGATCGCGTGCTTTTCCTGGTGACGAACCAATGCTCCATGTATTGCCGTTACTGTACGCGCCGTCGCTTCTCCGGTCAGATCGGCATGGGCGTGCCAAAGAAACAGCTGGATGCCTGTATCGATTACATTCGCTCAAGACCAGAAGTCCGCGATGTACTGCTCTCCGGTGGAGACGGTCTGTTGATCAACGACCGCGTACTGGAGTACATCATCAGCAGCCTGCGCGACATCCCGCATGTTGAAATTATTCGGATCGGTACGCGTGCTCCCGTTGTATTCCCGCAGCGCATTACCGAAAACCTGTGCAATATCCTGAAAAAGTACCATCCAGTTTGGCTCAATACACATTTCAACCATCCAAAAGAAATTACACCGGAAGCGAAGCTGGCTTGCGAGATGCTCGCCAATGCTGGTGTTCCGCTCGGCAACCAGGCAGTTATTTTGGCCGGTATCAACGATTGTGCGAATACGATGAAAAAGCTGGTGCAGGACCTGGTGAAAATCCGCGTTCGCCCGTATTACATCTATCAATGCGACCTGTCAGAGGGAATCGGCCACTTCCGCGCGCCTGTCAGCAAAGGGATCGAAATCATTGAGCACCTGCGCGGCCATACTTCCGGCTATGCAGTACCAACCTTTGTAGTAGACGCTCCGCATGGCGGAGGCAAAATTCCTGTCAGCCCGAACTACATCATTTCGCAAGCATCTGATAAAGTTGTGCTGCGTAATTTTGAAGGCGTTATCACGTCCTATCCAGAGCCGAAGCAATACCACGAGCACGACGAGGAAAACTGCGAATACTGCAAGGCTGCAAAAGGCAAAGCAGTTGGCATCGCAGCACTCATGCAAGACGAGGTAGACAATCTGGAGCCGACTGATCTGCCGCGCAACAAGCGCATCAAAGCAACCAAGGTCAAATCACTCGCAGATGTACGTTCAGAGCAAAAGGCCAAGAAAGAACAGACCACTGCCGAGACGAAGGAAGCTTCAGGCAAATAA
- the speE gene encoding polyamine aminopropyltransferase, whose protein sequence is MELWYTEKQTENHGITTKITETLYSEKSEFQQIDVINTKQFGRMLVLDGMVMTTDVDEFVYHEMISHIALNTHPNPKKVLVVGGGDGGAIREIVKHASVEKAVLAEIDGGVIESCKKYFPEIASALTGNPRVDVQVIDGIKHIHDHKGEYDVIMVDSTEPVGPAVGLFEKGFYQGIHDALKPDGIMVAQTESPWFNRELIKRVFKDLKSIFPVTRLYTCSIPTYPSGLWSFTIASKQHDPLEVDPAKIKDLGTKYYNAEVHHAAFKLPNFVAELTRD, encoded by the coding sequence ATGGAATTGTGGTACACCGAAAAACAGACGGAAAATCACGGGATAACAACGAAAATTACAGAAACCCTATACAGTGAGAAATCCGAGTTTCAACAAATCGACGTAATTAATACGAAGCAGTTTGGTCGCATGTTAGTGCTCGACGGCATGGTTATGACTACCGATGTCGATGAGTTTGTCTACCATGAAATGATTTCTCATATCGCGTTGAATACGCATCCAAACCCGAAAAAGGTTCTGGTTGTAGGCGGCGGCGATGGCGGTGCTATTCGTGAAATCGTAAAGCACGCGTCTGTAGAAAAAGCAGTTCTGGCTGAAATCGACGGTGGCGTCATTGAGTCTTGCAAAAAATATTTCCCTGAGATTGCGAGTGCATTGACAGGCAATCCGCGTGTAGATGTACAAGTAATTGATGGTATCAAACATATTCATGACCACAAAGGTGAGTACGATGTGATCATGGTTGACTCTACAGAGCCAGTAGGACCTGCTGTAGGTCTGTTCGAAAAAGGTTTCTACCAAGGCATTCACGATGCTTTGAAACCAGATGGTATCATGGTTGCTCAAACAGAATCTCCTTGGTTCAACCGTGAACTGATCAAGCGCGTGTTCAAAGACCTGAAATCGATCTTCCCGGTTACTCGTCTCTACACGTGCAGCATTCCTACTTATCCATCCGGACTGTGGAGCTTCACCATCGCTTCGAAGCAACACGATCCGTTGGAAGTAGATCCAGCGAAAATCAAAGATTTGGGCACCAAATACTACAATGCGGAAGTTCACCACGCTGCTTTCAAACTGCCTAACTTTGTGGCTGAGCTGACCCGCGACTAA
- a CDS encoding acetyl-CoA C-acetyltransferase, giving the protein MKTVIVGAARTPFGKFGGALKALSAVELGSIVIKEAVERAGISGDQVDEVIMGMVLQAGAGQVPSRQAARKAGLPWNVASETINKVCASGMRAVTMGDQIIRAGDGEIIVAGGMESMSNAPYALPDARNGMRMGDSTVRDLMMYDGLTCPFHQVAMAVHGSNVAEENGITREEQDAWALRSQQRAAQAMEKGLFADELVSVSIPQRKGEPLQVTVDEGPRPDTTEEGLAKLPPVYKKDGTITAGNAPGINDGAAAMVLMSDAKAQQLGIKPLATILGHAAVGAEAPYIATTPGLAINKLLEKTGVSLSEIDLFEVNEAFAAVILTSGKIVGWDAEKVNVNGGAIAFGHPIGASGARIIMHLAYELKRRGGGLGIAAICSGAAQGDAILIKVE; this is encoded by the coding sequence ATGAAAACGGTCATTGTAGGGGCAGCGCGTACCCCGTTTGGTAAGTTTGGCGGAGCTTTGAAAGCGCTATCGGCAGTGGAACTCGGCTCCATTGTAATCAAGGAAGCAGTAGAACGCGCTGGCATTTCCGGCGATCAGGTGGACGAAGTGATCATGGGTATGGTTTTGCAGGCAGGCGCGGGTCAGGTGCCCTCACGCCAGGCGGCTCGCAAGGCTGGTTTGCCGTGGAATGTAGCGAGTGAGACGATCAACAAAGTATGTGCGTCCGGGATGCGTGCAGTGACGATGGGGGATCAGATCATTCGCGCAGGGGACGGAGAAATCATCGTCGCGGGCGGCATGGAGAGCATGAGCAACGCACCGTATGCATTGCCGGATGCACGTAACGGAATGCGGATGGGAGATTCGACCGTTCGCGATCTCATGATGTACGACGGCCTCACTTGCCCGTTTCATCAAGTGGCGATGGCTGTTCATGGCAGCAATGTGGCGGAAGAGAACGGGATTACGCGAGAAGAGCAGGATGCGTGGGCGCTGCGCAGCCAGCAGAGAGCCGCACAAGCGATGGAAAAAGGACTTTTTGCCGACGAGCTCGTCTCGGTTTCCATTCCGCAAAGAAAAGGGGAGCCACTGCAAGTAACCGTCGATGAAGGACCACGTCCGGATACCACCGAGGAAGGATTGGCGAAGCTGCCACCCGTGTACAAAAAGGACGGAACAATCACGGCAGGCAATGCGCCGGGAATCAACGACGGAGCGGCAGCAATGGTGCTGATGTCAGACGCGAAAGCACAACAGTTGGGGATCAAGCCGCTTGCGACGATACTGGGACACGCCGCGGTCGGCGCAGAGGCTCCTTATATCGCGACAACTCCGGGGCTTGCGATCAACAAGCTCTTGGAAAAGACAGGTGTCTCGCTTTCGGAGATCGATCTATTTGAGGTAAACGAAGCATTTGCCGCAGTGATTTTGACCAGTGGCAAAATCGTTGGCTGGGACGCAGAGAAAGTGAATGTAAACGGGGGAGCGATTGCGTTCGGACACCCGATTGGCGCGAGTGGCGCTCGGATCATTATGCACCTCGCCTATGAATTGAAAAGACGAGGCGGCGGCTTAGGGATCGCGGCAATTTGCAGTGGTGCCGCACAGGGTGACGCTATCTTGATTAAAGTAGAGTAA
- a CDS encoding DUF1934 domain-containing protein, with protein MQDIQVKLTARHHVEGNWEETAHSYEGKRVQKASAWYLTYKEQMEGVGEVSTTLKLTDTSITLVRQGGVSTRQQFEKGASTHSTYQSPYGPFAMETHTNKLRIRYEAEVPVQVEIAYQLWMNEQYAGEHELKIELGK; from the coding sequence ATGCAAGACATACAAGTAAAATTGACGGCACGGCATCATGTCGAAGGCAACTGGGAAGAAACGGCCCACAGCTATGAAGGCAAGCGCGTACAAAAAGCATCCGCGTGGTACTTGACCTACAAAGAGCAGATGGAGGGCGTAGGCGAAGTAAGCACGACACTGAAGCTGACAGATACCTCCATTACGCTGGTTCGTCAGGGCGGAGTTTCAACCAGACAGCAATTCGAAAAAGGAGCCAGCACCCATTCTACCTATCAAAGTCCGTATGGTCCGTTTGCCATGGAGACGCATACGAACAAGCTGCGAATTCGCTATGAAGCAGAGGTTCCTGTACAGGTAGAAATCGCGTACCAGCTATGGATGAATGAGCAGTACGCTGGTGAGCATGAGCTGAAAATAGAGCTAGGAAAATAA
- the speB gene encoding agmatinase, which translates to MRFDEAYSGNVFIRSHGNYEESQAVIYGMPMDWTVSFRPGSRFGPSRIREVSIGLEEYSPYLDRLLEDIKYFDAGDIPLPFGNVEGSLDAIRTFVAKVLADGKFPLGLGGEHLVSWPVFQAVYEKYKDMVVFHFDAHTDLRDNYEGYEYSHSTPIKKVCNLIGGKNVYSFGIRSGMKDEFEWAKENMHLYKYDVLEPVKQVLPTIGNRPIYLSIDIDVLDPAHAPGTGTTEAGGITSRELLDTIHFMANNGANVIGCDLVEVAPVYDHSEMTQIAASKIVRELLLSFVK; encoded by the coding sequence ATGCGTTTTGACGAAGCATACTCTGGAAATGTCTTTATCCGTAGTCACGGGAATTACGAGGAAAGCCAAGCCGTTATTTACGGTATGCCGATGGACTGGACAGTGAGCTTCCGTCCGGGTTCTCGTTTTGGCCCTTCCCGTATTCGTGAGGTTTCTATCGGTCTGGAAGAGTACAGCCCGTACTTGGACAGGCTGTTGGAAGACATCAAATACTTTGATGCTGGCGATATTCCTCTTCCTTTTGGAAACGTGGAAGGTAGCCTGGATGCGATCCGTACATTCGTGGCAAAAGTATTGGCAGATGGCAAATTCCCATTGGGTCTGGGCGGAGAGCACTTGGTTTCCTGGCCAGTATTCCAAGCGGTTTATGAAAAGTACAAGGATATGGTCGTATTCCACTTTGACGCGCATACGGACCTGCGTGACAACTACGAGGGATACGAATACTCCCACTCCACCCCGATCAAAAAGGTATGCAACCTGATCGGCGGTAAAAATGTATACTCTTTCGGAATCCGCAGCGGGATGAAAGACGAGTTTGAGTGGGCAAAAGAAAATATGCATCTGTACAAATACGATGTACTGGAGCCAGTGAAGCAAGTGCTGCCTACCATCGGCAACCGTCCGATCTACCTGTCGATTGACATCGATGTATTGGACCCTGCGCACGCTCCAGGAACAGGTACAACAGAAGCAGGCGGCATCACGTCTCGTGAGCTGCTTGATACCATTCACTTCATGGCAAACAACGGTGCGAATGTCATCGGTTGTGACCTGGTGGAGGTTGCTCCTGTGTATGACCACAGTGAAATGACGCAAATCGCGGCGTCCAAAATCGTTCGCGAGCTGCTCTTGAGCTTTGTAAAATAA
- a CDS encoding membrane protein: MFVLANGLIAGLGLAAFLALGDGLFDTNTFPVLIDVSYVPGMENLPSIVELLIHLLISVIVAFFLMHFYPRERKARSVRYLLYWMLGFSIAFFPFSLLSQSAMSLTAFFIWVLGHLLYTGMLAIQVGRNR; the protein is encoded by the coding sequence ATGTTTGTACTCGCAAATGGACTAATAGCCGGTCTGGGTCTTGCTGCTTTTTTGGCGCTCGGAGATGGCTTGTTTGATACCAATACCTTTCCCGTTTTAATTGATGTCAGCTATGTACCGGGCATGGAAAACCTGCCCTCTATAGTAGAACTATTGATTCATCTGCTGATTAGTGTGATCGTCGCCTTTTTTCTCATGCACTTTTACCCGCGGGAACGAAAAGCCCGATCGGTACGATACTTGCTGTACTGGATGCTCGGTTTTTCTATTGCGTTTTTCCCATTTAGCCTGTTGAGTCAATCCGCGATGAGTTTGACGGCGTTTTTCATCTGGGTATTGGGACATTTACTGTATACCGGAATGCTTGCCATTCAGGTAGGGCGTAATCGATAA